CCAAAGGGCGAACCTAGGACGGAGGGTTGAACACATGGGCGGCAACTTCCAGAAGATGATGAAACAAGTTCAGAAAATGCAGGCCGACATGGTCAGGATCCAGGAGGAGCTTGGAAGCAAGCTCGTTGAGGCGACGTCCGGCGGAGGGGCGGTCCGCGTGGTGGCCAACTGCCACCAGGAACTGGTCGAGATCCACATCGACCCTGCGGCGGTGGATCCTGAGGATGTGGATATGTTGCAGGATCTCATCCTCGCAGCGTGTAACGAGGCTCTGCGCAAGGCACGCGAAACTGCCGAGGCTGAGCTGGCCAAAGTCACTGGGGGCATCAGCGTTCCGGGTCTCAAGTTCTGACCTCTTGAGAAAGAGAGGTATTCCCAGATGCTGTTCTATGCCGAACC
This is a stretch of genomic DNA from Bacillota bacterium. It encodes these proteins:
- a CDS encoding YbaB/EbfC family nucleoid-associated protein codes for the protein MGGNFQKMMKQVQKMQADMVRIQEELGSKLVEATSGGGAVRVVANCHQELVEIHIDPAAVDPEDVDMLQDLILAACNEALRKARETAEAELAKVTGGISVPGLKF